Sequence from the Abditibacteriota bacterium genome:
GGTATCCCTGGACGCCCGCACCGCAGCCTTCACCGCCTTTGGCCCGGTCTCCGGCAGCTGGTTCGACGTCACCATAGAGGACAGGACCGGCATGGAGCCCTGGGAGTTTCACCGGGAAGGCAGCGTCTGCCATTTTGACGGCGTCACCCGGGGAGACAGGAACGGAGTGACTTACGCGCTGCCCGCCTCCGACCCGAAGGTGGAGCTGTCCCGGACGAAGAGCGAGGCCCGGGCGGACTTTGTCTTTGAGCTCAAGGGTATGCGCATCACCTGCTCCGTGTCCGTCAGTGAGGGGGAAGAGGGCTGCCGCTGCAGCGTCACCTCCGAAAGCCTTACCGGCGGGAGCCTCACGGACATCATAGACTTCAGGCTGAAGGACATGCAGGTCCCCGACGGCTGGTTTTTGTATCCTGAGATACTGGGCTGCCGCATCGCTCCCGGCGCCTTCAGGCCCGGGGAGATCAAGGAAGGCCCCTACCCCGGCTATATGTATATGCAGTGGATGGACTTTTACAACGACTCTCAGGGCGTGTATATGGCCACCGAGGACGACTACGGCTACATCAAGAAGATGTACGTGGGCCGGGATCCCGAGGGAGCGCCCTGCATGGGCTTTTCCTTCACGGGCTGCTGGGTGACGGAAAAGGGCGACAGCTTCACCACCCCTCCCCTGCGCATAGTGTGCCACGAGGGCGACTGGAAAAAGGGCGCGGATATCTACCGCCCCTGGATACGCCGGGTCATAGGCCCTCTCAACACTCCGCAGAAGATACTGGAGATGCCCACGGCTCTCTGCTGGCTGGAGCATCACGGCGCCACCAGCGACCTGGCGAAGACCTTTGAGCAGATACAGGCCTCTCCCGTCCACGCAGCCTACATCCCCAAGGCAGTGTGCCTGTCCATCCCCGAGGGCTGGGACGGCATCATGGGCGGCAGCCTAGACATCAAAAAGGCCTTTGACCGCATCAGGGAGCTGGGAGGCTCCTCCGCCCTCTTTACCTTTGACCGGGCCACCCTTATGGGCCGGCTGAACTTTGCGGACTACGCTCAGGACTGGGTCAACACCAAGCGCAACGGCAGTTGGGAGAACGCCTTCAACGACATGATGCCGGCTCCCTTCTCCCCCACCTTCAGGCAGCAGCGGGTGGATGAAGCGGTCCGCTGGGTGCGGGACTTCGGTCTGGACGAGCTGCACTATGACACCGAGGGCTCCTCGGCGGATTCCCCCACTGTGAATACGGGCATGGCGGGCGGTCCCTGCTACCGCACGGACATAGGCGCCCGGCCCAATGAGACGCCCCACTATTTCAAGCTCCTCTACAGGGACACCGTGGCGGCCTGCCGCCGCTACAACCCCGAGTTCACACTGCGGGCTGAGCACTGCGCGGACTTTTTCTATCCCGAGTTCGCGGCCTCGTCGGCCCACCAGTATCCCGCCCTTTTAAACGAGATGAGCAAATACAAGGCCGGCCGGGACTACTATCTCATGCCCGAAGTGTTCCGCTACACCCTGCCCGAATTCGCCCAGGTGCAGATGCCCGCCATCTCCAACTCCGAATTCTGGATGTATATGGGCGGCATGGGCTACGGCTTCCACGGAGGCGGCCCCAGCTGGGAATTTGACCCCTTCGTGCGGGACAACGAAAACAACAAGCTGGGAGGCCGCTACAAGTTCTACGACAGGGAATGGCGCCTCTACTGGGACTGGCGCGTAGGCTTCACGGAAGCCTCTCTGGAGGGCGAGACTGACACCGAGGTGTATTTTGACGCCGGCAAGGGCAGAGAGTACGCGGGCTTTGAGGCCCCGGTGACCGCCATTGCCAACAGGAGCAAGACGAGAGAGATCACCCTCATCGAAGCGAGAGACACCTCTATCATGGCCCCCAACGGCTCCGGCCTCCTCTACAGGGAAGCCCTGGGATCCGGGGACCAAAGGGGACCCTTTACCATAGATTTTCCCGTCACCCTGCCGCACCCCTCCTTTACCCTGCACACTCTGGAGGGCTCCTATCCCGTGAAGCCCACGGTGAAAAACGGCAGAGGCGCTCTGGAGCTCACGGGCCCCGGCTGCTGGGTCATAGAGGCCTGGGAGGGCCCCCACGTCAGCATGACCCTGCCCGAAGAGCAGGTGTGCGCCGGAGACGAATTCCCCATAGTCTTCGAGCTTGACCGGGCGGCAGCGGGCACTCTGGAGCTCACTCTGCCCGCCGGCTGGGAGCAGCCTGCCCCCGTCAGAGTCGCAGCGGGCGACGCCCGGAAGACCGTCACAGTCAAGACCCCGGCGGGCATATACGGCAGGAGCTATCCCGTCAAGGCCGTGTACAAGTTCGGCAAGAACAAATGCACCGCCGCCGGCCACGTGGCCGTGGCGGAGCCCTTCTCCGTCATCTACTCCATGGGAGACGAGGGCGGCGTAGTGCGGCAGGGCGCCCCCGGCGCCTTCCGCCTGAAGATAGTGAACAACACCCCCCGGGCAGCGGAGGTCACCCTGTCCGTGAAGGGCGGCGTCTCCCTGACCCGGAGCCTGAGCCTCGCAGCCATGCCCAAGGCGGAGCTGCTGTCGTCCGAAGGCGCTCTGTGGCGCTGGCTGGGCTACAACGGGGATGAGGACGAAGGCCCTCAGCCTCCCGTCCCCGCCTTCGCCGCCGTCATAGAGGAGGACTTCACCGCCGACCTGCCCGCCCGGGAGCCCTGGGTCATCAGAGCCGAGTCGGAGGGCGCCGTGATATTTGAAGAGACGGTGTATCCCCGCACCATAGTCATGGACCTGTCCGGTCCCTGGAAGATGTACGACATACCCAACCGCAAGGCCGCAAGCAACGGCCTGTGGGGCCACAACTATCTGGAGACCTGGTACGCTCAGGACGAAGCCTTTGACGGCAACTGGGAGGACATAGAGGCCCCCTGGGACCCCGAGGAAAAGACCACTGCCGACTACACGGTGTATCGCAAGCACGTGCTCATCCCCGCCGACTGGCAGGGCATGGACCTCTATTTCCATGCGGACAAGCTGGGCCAGCCCTGGAACGGCGGCACCCTCAATCTGGTGTTTGTCAACGGCTACCCCTGCGGCAGGCTCCATTTCAAGGGAGACGTGAAGATCAGCCCCTTTGTGAAATACGGGGCCTGGAACACCATCACCGTCTTCTCCCACATAGCCAAATGCCTCATAGGCCCCTCTCTGGTGGTGCGCTCTGTCCAAAAGCCCGAGCGCTTCCGGGAGGCGGACAGCTCCATGCCCGAAGGCCTCTTTGCCTATCTGGGCAACGGCATTTCCGGCAACGGGCTCACCAGCCCCAACCTGTGGGGCAAGCCCGGCAAGGGAGGCAGGATCTTTGACTACGAGGCCCCCGGCGAAGGCAAGTTCCTGTATATCAACGTGGCCGACGAAGTGGCCTATGACGTGGATGACGACTACGTCCTTACGGTGGAATATCTGGACGAGGGCACGGAAGAGTTTGGCGTGGGCTATGACTCCACCGACAAGTCTCAGACCCTCGAAGGCGCCTTTTCCGACGGCGGCCAGCAGCAAAAAACGGACACGGGCGAGTGGAAGACCGCCGACTTCCTCCTCAAAGGCTGCCGCTTTGCCAACCGGCAGCAGGGGAACTCGGACCTGCGGGTCTGCCCCATGGAGGGCTCCCTGACCATCCGCAGCGTGAGGCTGCAAAAAGCCGAGTGACGCCCATGTGACCTCTTCTCCGCCCCTCTCCCGGGAGGGGCGGATTTGTATTTGACCCCCCCTTTGTGCTATAATTTATATAGAAATCCATAGAGAGGAGGTGCATATATGGCCGACAAAAAAAGGCGTGACGTCCGCATCGAAAACCGCCGGGCGCATCACGAATACGCCATTTCGGAGACCTACGAAGCAGGGCTGGCCCTCAGCGGCTGCGAAGTCAAGTCCATACGCCTGGGCAACGCCAGTCTGGCAGAGAGCTTTTGCAAGTTCGAAGCGGGCGAGCTGTATATATTCGGCATGCATATCGCCCCCTACGAGCAGGGCAACATCTCCAACCCGGACCCGCTCCGGCAGCGGAAGCTGCTGCTGCACTCCGCCCAGCTGGCGAAGATCCGCCGCAGCACTCAGGAAAAGGGCTTTGCGGTGGTGCCGCTGAAAATATACTTCAAGCGCACCTACGCCAAGCTCCTCATAGGCATTGGCCAGGGCAAGCGGCTGTGGGACAAAAGGGAGACTCTGGCCAGAAAGGACGCGGAGCGGCAGATGGACCGGGCCCTGAAGGAAAGACGCAGATAAGGAGCATCATATGATACGGGTAGGAATAATAGGAGCGGCAGGCTATGCAGGCGCGGAGCTCATCAGATATCTGAGCCTCAACCCCCACGCTCGGATCACCATGCTGGTCAGCGATTCTTCGGACGGCAAGCCCATCTCGGAGGCTTATCCCTCCTTTTTGGGCCTGGAGCTGCCCCTGTGCGAAAAATACAGCATAGAGAGAGTGCGGTCGGAGTGCGACTTCGTGTTCACGGTCCGGGGCAACGGCGGAGCCATGGCCATAGCCCGGGAACTGCTGGACGCAGGCCTCAAAATGATAGACGTGCCCGCCGACTTTCGCCTGAAGGACCCGGCGGAGTTTCAGAAGTTTTACAAGATACCCCACACGGAGCCGGAGCTGCTGGCGGAAGCGGTGTATGCCGTGCCGGAGCTCCACAGAGAAGAGATACGAAAGGCCCGGCTGGTGGCCAATCCCGGCTGCTACGCCACCTGCTCCATCCTTTCCCTGGCTCCCCTGGCGGCGGGAGGCTATATAGACCTGAAGAGCGTCATAGTTGACGCCGCCTCCGGCGTGTCCGGCGCGGGCAGGAGCAAGCTGTCGGTGCCGGGGCTCTATGCCGAGACCAACGAGGGCTTCAAGGCCTACGGCGTCACCACCCACAGGCACACCCCCGAGA
This genomic interval carries:
- the smpB gene encoding SsrA-binding protein SmpB, with amino-acid sequence MADKKRRDVRIENRRAHHEYAISETYEAGLALSGCEVKSIRLGNASLAESFCKFEAGELYIFGMHIAPYEQGNISNPDPLRQRKLLLHSAQLAKIRRSTQEKGFAVVPLKIYFKRTYAKLLIGIGQGKRLWDKRETLARKDAERQMDRALKERRR
- a CDS encoding N-acetyl-gamma-glutamyl-phosphate reductase, whose amino-acid sequence is MIRVGIIGAAGYAGAELIRYLSLNPHARITMLVSDSSDGKPISEAYPSFLGLELPLCEKYSIERVRSECDFVFTVRGNGGAMAIARELLDAGLKMIDVPADFRLKDPAEFQKFYKIPHTEPELLAEAVYAVPELHREEIRKARLVANPGCYATCSILSLAPLAAGGYIDLKSVIVDAASGVSGAGRSKLSVPGLYAETNEGFKAYGVTTHRHTPEIEQELRVLSGREAVISFTPHLAPMNRGILATCYATYTGKTLTTEELREIYADFYRDARFVQVLPAGEQPVTKAVSGTNYCHIGVASDMRCNRCIVTGAIDNMGKGAAGQAMQNFNLMNGLDEAAGLIMPAVYP